Proteins from a genomic interval of Trichoderma breve strain T069 chromosome 2, whole genome shotgun sequence:
- a CDS encoding snoaL-like domain-containing protein, which translates to MPATPLPVILAGPPLSDREAIADAIYRTTASIDHADEELYWSAVTDDIYAEVAGTTVSSAQELKTKVWDNVIKVDTIHYLTNIRISIDTPTTARVTFTSLAQHCRHGKGFEPGPNKFTTGAIYNADAVKVGDIWKMKTWKANHVWGDGDPSVMVV; encoded by the coding sequence ATGCCTGCTACTCCTCTGCCCGTCATCCTTGCTGGTCCGCCTCTGAGCGACCGAGAGGCCATCGCTGATGCCATCTACCGCACGACGGCCTCCATTGACCACGCTGACGAAGAGCTTTACTGGTCCGCCGTGACTGATGACATTTATGCTGAAGTCGCCGGCACAACAGTCAGCAGCGCGCAAGAATTGAAGACCAAAGTTTGGGACAATGTCATCAAAGTCGACACAATCCACTACCTGACCAACATTCGCATTAGCATCGATACGCCAACAACGGCTCGTGTGACATTCACGTCCCTCGCTCAGCACTGCCGCCACGGCAAAGGATTTGAGCCTGGCCCTAACAAGTTTACCACTGGTGCCATCTACAACGCTGACGCCGTCAAAGTTGGTGACAtttggaagatgaagacgtgGAAGGCGAACCATGTCTGGGGCGACGGTGACCCATCTGTCATGGTAGTTTAG
- a CDS encoding polyketide synthase dehydratase domain-containing protein → MDDYSELASEPIAIIGMSCKFSGGVTDPETLWDLLASGRTGWSEIPEERFNLKGVYHPNNERIATSHVKGAHFIQEDVTSFDAAFFNYSGETAQALDPQFRLQLESTFEALENAGLTMDQVAGSQTSVFAGVFTHDYHEALVRDEDRLPRFMLVGTWNPMSSNRISHFFDFRGASMTLETGCSTTLVALHQAVQSLRNREADMSVVTGVNLILGPDQFKAIGSLGMLSPDGKSYAFDRRANGYGRGEGVATILIKRLSDALAANDPIRAVIRETALNQDGKTETITTPSGAAQETLMRECYRRAGLDPRGTQYFEAHGTGTQAGDPIEARAMAGVFCGVGEDGTGGRDEAHYLRIGSVKTNVGHTEAASGLAAVIKGVLCLERGLIPPSVNYETPNPKLKLDEWRLKVVTAMEPWPESLIGGPKRLSVNNFGYGGSNAHVIMESAEPWTSTPTLPLSANGTLNGNGHVNGNGYTNGNGNGISNGHVNGNGNGITKGYLNGNGHVNGTHKTASSKVLVLSARDERGGQRMVEDLKTYLEKHKSLDFEAAETLLRDLSYTLAERRTLFPWVAAHQVRLDTETDNHPLDAVIEAFDSPRFKPGKTPTGQPRIGMVFTGQGAQWNAMGRELLEEYPVYRQSIEEAEAHLKDLGATWSLLEELQRDPKTTKVHATSISIPVCVAVQIALVRLLKSWGIKPAAVTSHSSGEISAAYAVGALTHRQAMATAYYRAILAAEESARVSGPQKGGMAAVGLGADEAQEYLDRVADVGKVVIACVNSPQSVTVSGDNDAVAAVEALCKDEGVFARKLKVEQAYHSHHMDPLADAYHELLRKEMARTAIKTLEAETEELEDGELKVIFSSAVTGGRITDAKEIADPDHWVGSLVQPVLFVDAFTDMVLGETEDASGRNIDVVLEVGPHTALGGPIREIMSLVEFDGIELPYWGALVRNEHAGDTMRTAAINLLKEGLPVVMSEINFPKPSSSDRWHLYDDDLPRVLTDLPTYPWNHSIRHWQEARVNYAIRNRSQPPHDLLGMPVPGTDPDTAVWRRSVRVSEVPWVRDHMVQGSIVWPGSGYVCLAIEAANQLARADGHGDNISGFRLRDVDFMAALVIPDADGVEIRTTVRPVPERELGLQGWRRWEVSTVTQENQWKLHAQGLVTVELTKEGDVEENSGGLRPLSAYTRHKDPRDMFAHLRARGVYHGPLFQNTTKIVQDGREPRSITDVTIRYESAADTDPVAAAQESVIHPITLDAVVVSFFSALPGVGAQVEDPRLPRSIESMWVSSRISREDGHTLRCDTSLSHDDPQGGRADVIVVDGQTGVTVLEIQGLACSSLGRGSGAMARQGANGTQANDWEQDVCSKVEWAADLSLQQPAALAQIKEELAGEAGVSTDVVSNLSRAVVYYAEETLKTVTADDVNQLKDQQPHLVEYYAWLSQLVTQSDSQKWLLDSPEERQKHFAVVASQGVDGELISRIGPIIESILLGESNPLVAMAKDGLLHRYYANSVRLAPSLTRLSTLVRKVAHKNPAARVLQIGAGIGAAATRTLLEAIGTPKTSVVGGWHITEPSTDVLEDTQTELADWADFLEFSVLDVNRDPSKQSFTLESFDIVVCYQSLHTVEDVAGTLAHVRNLLKPGGKLLLAETTPDQSKTDLSFILGLLPTPASSQPVSWDNVLRESGFSGADLAIDDVTTTILSTRPLVENQKADLSRASNPGGFAIDLTKTTVCVFVGDIDEPTLLTDLDAVRIEGLRAMVTKCGGLLWITTGGAVESERPEQALAQGFLRVLRNEYVGRRYLYLDLDPRAENTTEDTVSTIVQVLQEGFGQVQDVLATETGPAEFEYAQRNGVLLIPRVYKDEEYNDMVTGPLTPIWGDLDAAAGGIPLEPLFQQNRTLRLEVGIPGHLDTLAFVDDEGDDDTESFGPESIEITPRAFGLSSRDVMAALGQLKDRSIGLECAGIISRVGEEAHTKGGFNVGDRVMALLPGSGTASLRNNITVPWNGGIVKVPSSITSFEEAASVPLAFTIAYAGLVDAARLAPGQSVLIHAAAGAIGQAAIMLAKYLGVTDIYATAGTPEKRELVSKKYGIPAQRIFSSRDVSFGPAVLAATGRRGVDVVLNTLPGILLQASLDALAPLGHLVEIGKRDIEANGLLALAAFSRGISLTALDIPTLVQRRPADVHRVLSEVAKLVEQQALTPIYPVTTYPLPEIQEAFKFVETGAHTGKVVLSAGPDEQAPVVPRPKHATGRLRLRPDASYLVVGGIGGIGRSIAHWLVAHGAKNLILLSRSAGNLDLPENKDTNGSLFVQELHDGLPPVRGVVQGAMLLRDAIFEQMTLADWHGGLRPKVDGTWNLHTEFAAPNTLDFFVMLSSVSGVLGIASQTNYAAGGSYEDAMAKWRQSKGLPGVSIDLGPIADVGYVAETAKVAERLRKSGDYVMLDENTVLRAFAAAVARPLGSRHQIIVGLNAGPGPQWDAHGGSQLGRDARYVNLKPHVKVSRAGGGDTAGGKVSLASQLSEAGSRDEAARIVGDAIADKLASIFMIDVADIDLSKKPAGYGVDSLIAVELRNMLVLQAGADVSIFNILQAASLAALAADVAAKSSHVQAAA, encoded by the exons ATGGATGACTACAGTGAGTTGGCTAGCGAGCCAATTGCCATCATTGGCATGAGCTGCAAATTTTCTGGCGGTGTCACCGACCCAGAGACACTATGGGATCTCTTAGCTTCCGGAAGGACAGGTTGGAGTGAGATACCAGAAGAACGGTTCAACCTCAAGGGAGTTTACCACCCTAACAATGAGAGGATTGCAACT TCACATGTTAAAGGAGCGCATTTCATCCAAGAAGACGTAACAAGTTTTGATGCGGCGTTCTTCAACTACTCAGGCGAGACAGCGCAAGCTCTCGATCCGCAGTTTCGGCTGCAGCTTGAATCGACATTTGAGGCCTTGGAGAATG CTGGCCTCACGATGGACCAGGTGGCTGGATCCCAGACGTCCGTTTTTGCTGGAGTGTTTACGCACGATTATCACGAGGCCCTAGTGCGTGACGAGGACCGATTACCGCGGTTCATGTTGGTGGGCACTTGGAATCCGATGTCATCGAACCGCATTTCACATTTTTTCGACTTCCGCGGCGCCAGTATGACCCTTGAAACAGGCTGCTCAACCACGTTGGTTGCACTTCACCAGGCCGTGCAGAGCCTGCGTAATCGAGAGGCTGACATGTCTGTCGTTACCGGTGTCAACTTGATACTGGGCCCAGACCAGTTCAAAGCCATTGGCTCGCTTGGCATGTTGTCGCCGGACGGCAAATCGTATGCGTTTGACAGGCGTGCCAACGGCTACGGGCGTGGTGAAGGAGTTGCCACCATTTTGATCAAACGACTATCAGATGCGCTAGCCGCTAATGATCCTATCCGTGCTGTCATTCGTGAGACGGCCCTCAACCAAGATGGCAAAACAGAGACCATCACGACGCCCTCGGGAGCCGCCCAGGAGACGCTCATGCGTGAGTGCTACAGGCGAGCCGGCCTTGATCCACGTGGAACGCAATACTTTGAGGCCCACGGTACAGGAACACAGGCTGGCGATCCGATTGAGGCGCGGGCCATGGCCGGCGTGTTCTGCGGTGTCGGTGAAGACGGTACTGGCGGCCGCGACGAAGCACATTACCTTCGCATCGGCTCAGTCAAAACAAACGTGGGCCACACTGAAGCGGCTTCCGGTCTTGCTGCCGTGATCAAAGGAGTCTTGTGTCTGGAGAGAGGACTGATCCCGCCCAGCGTCAACTACGAAACACCCAATCCGAAGCTCAAGCTAGACGAGTGGCGTCTCAAGGTGGTAACAGCAATGGAACCATGGCCTGAGAGTCTCATCGGTGGTCCGAAGCGTTTGTCAGTCAATAACTTTGGAtatggcggcagcaatgcGCATGTTATCATGGAGAGCGCTGAGCCATGGACTTCGACACCGACTTTACCTCTCTCAGCCAACGGTACTCTgaatggcaatggccatgtAAACGGCAATGGCTATACAAATGGCAACGGTAATGGCATCAGCAACGGCCATGTGAACGGCAATGGAAACGGCATCACCAAGGGCTACCTGAACGGTAATGGCCATGTAAATGGGACTCATAAAACGGCTAGCAGCAAGGTGCTCGTTCTCAGTGCTCGCGATGAGCGTGGCGGCCAGCGTATGGTGGAGGACCTGAAGACATATCTGGAGAAACACAAATCGCTCGActttgaggctgctgagacaCTGCTACGCGACCTCAGCTACACGCTTGCCGAGCGCCGTACCCTCTTCCCGTGGGTGGCAGCTCATCAGGTTCGTCTGGACACGGAGACAGACAACCACCCCCTGGACGCCGTCATCGAGGCTTTTGACTCGCCGAGATTCAAGCCTGGCAAAACACCTACTGGCCAGCCACGTATTGGCATGGTGTTCACAGGCCAGGGAGCGCAGTGGAACGCCATGGGGCGTGAGCTACTGGAAGAATATCCAGTGTATAGACAGTCCATCGAAGAGGCCGAAGCTCATCTGAAGGACCTGGGAGCCACATGGTcgttgctggaggagctaCAGCGTGACCCCAAGACAACGAAAGTACACGCGACGTCTATCAGCATCCCCGTGTGCGTGGCGGTTCAGATCGCGCTGGTTCGCCTCTTGAAGTCTTGGGGCATCAAGCCTGCGGCCGTCACAAGCCACTCATCCGGTGAGATCTCGGCAGCCTATGCAGTTGGCGCGCTGACCCATCGCCAGGCTATGGCAACCGCCTACTATCGTGCCATTCTGGCGGCCGAAGAGTCGGCTCGCGTGTCTGGGCCGCAGAAAGGAGGCATGGCGGCTGTAGGCCTCGGCGCGGACGAGGCTCAGGAATACCTCGACAGAGTAGCCGATGTAGGCAAAGTGGTGATCGCCTGCGTTAACAGCCCGCAGAGTGTCACAGTCTCTGGTGATAATGACGCTGTAGCGGCAGTCGAGGCTCTGTgcaaagatgaaggtgtGTTTGCACGCAAGCTTAAGGTCGAACAAGCCTACCACTCGCATCATATGGACCCATTGGCAGATGCTTACCACGAGCTTTTACGCAAGGAGATGGCACGGACGGCCATAAAGACGCTGGAAGCCGAGACAGAAGAATTAGAAGATGGGGAGCTCAAGgtcatcttttcttccgcTGTCACCGGCGGCCGTATCACCGATGCCAAGGAGATCGCCGACCCTGACCACTGGGTTGGCAGTCTGGTTCAGCCGGTGCTGTTCGTTGACGCCTTTACAGATATGGTGCTTGGCGAGACGGAAGATGCTAGTGGCCGCAACATTGACGTTGTGCTTGAAGTTGGTCCTCATACCGCTCTGGGAGGACCTATTAGGGAGATCATGTCACTTGTTGAGTTTGACGGCATCGAGCTGCCCTACTGGGGGGCTTTGGTGCGCAACGAGCATGCTGGCGATACTATGCGCACGGCGGCCATCAATCTGCTGAAGGAGGGTCTGCCAGTTGTCATGAGCGAAATCAACTTcccaaagccatcatcatccgaCCGCTGGCATCTCTATGACGACGATTTGCCTCGTGTACTGACCGACCTACCGACCTACCCCTGGAATCACTCGATTCGCCACTGGCAAGAGGCTCGCGTCAACTATGCCATCCGGAATCGCAGCCAGCCGCCGCATGACCTGCTGGGCATGCCAGTCCCCGGAACCGACCCGGACACGGCCGTCTGGCGCCGCTCAGTGCGTGTTTCCGAGGTGCCTTGGGTTCGCGATCATATGGTTCAGGGCAGCATTGTCTGGCCAGGATCCGGCTACGTCTGTCTGGCTATTGAGGCCGCCAACCAGTTGGCTAGAGCTGATGGCCATGGAGATAATATTTCGGGCTTCCGCTTGCGCGACGTCGACTTCATGGCAGCCCTTGTGATCCCGGACGCTGACGGTGTTGAAATCCGCACCACGGTCCGGCCCGTGCCGGAGCGGGAACTCGGCCTGCAGGGCTGGCGGCGCTGGGAGGTGTCGACGGTCACGCAAGAGAACCAGTGGAAGCTGCATGCCCAGGGCTTGGTTACCGTCGAGCTGACCAAAGAGGGAGATGTGGAAGAAAATTCGGGAGGTCTCCGGCCTCTGTCGGCTTATACGCGCCACAAGGACCCACGAGACATGTTCGCTCATCTACGGGCGCGCGGCGTGTATCACGGTCCGTTGTTCCAGAACACAACCAAGATCGTGCAAGACGGCCGTGAGCCACGGTCAATAACAGATGTCACAATTCGGTATGAGTCGGCGGCCGACACAGACCCGGTAGCGGCCGCGCAAGAGAGCGTAATACACCCCATCACGCTGGACGCCGTGGTGGTGTCGTTCTTCTCAGCACTGCCGGGTGTGGGAGCGCAAGTCGAGGACCCCAGATTGCCACGGTCGATCGAATCCATGTGGGTGTCGAGCCGTATCAGCCGTGAAGATGGTCACACTTTGCGCTGCGACACTTCACTTTCACACGACGACCCGCAGGGCGGCCGTGCCGACGTTATCGTTGTTGATGGCCAGACTGGCGTGACAGTGCTCGAGATCCAGGGCCTTGCTTGCTCCTCCCTCGGCCGTGGCAGCGGAGCCATGGCACGCCAGGGCGCCAACGGCACTCAGGCCAACGACTGGGAGCAAGATGTTTGCAGCAAGGTCGAGTGGGCAGCTGATTTATCTCTGCAGCAGCCGGCAGCACTGGCCCagatcaaggaggagctggctggTGAGGCTGGGGTATCCACAGATGTTGTTTCGAACCTTTCTCGTGCCGTCGTCTATTATGCAGAGGAGACTCTCAAGACGGTCACTGCTGACGACGTGAATCAGCTGAAAGACCAACAGCCGCACCTCGTCGAGTACTATGCATGGCTCTCACAGCTGGTCACACAATCTGATAGTCAGAAATGGCTGCTGGATAGTCCAGAGGAGCGCCAAAAGCACTTCGCCGTCGTGGCCTCTCAGGGTGTTGATGGCGAGTTAATCAGTCGCATCGGACCCATCATCGAGTCCATCCTCCTGGGCGAGAGCAACCCGTTGGTGGCGATGGCGAAGGATGGGTTGTTGCACAGATATTATGCCAATTCTGTGCGTCTGGCGCCGTCACTTACACGCCTGTCGACGCTGGTTCGTAAGGTCGCCCACAAAAATCCGGCTGCCCGTGTTCTGCAAATCGGCGCTGGAATCGGGGCTGCTGCCACTAGGACTCTTCTCGAAGCCATTGGCACTCCCAAAACCTCTGTGGTAGGGGGCTGGCACATTACCGAGCCCTCGACAGACGTTTTGGAAGACACCCAAACCGAATTGGCTGACTGGGCCGACTTTTTGGAGTTCAGCGTACTCGATGTCAACCGGGACCCGTCCAAGCAGAGCTTTACGCTCGAAAGCTTCGATATCGTTGTGTGCTACCAGTCTTTGCACACGGTTGAAGATGTGGCTGGGACCTTGGCCCATGTTCGCAACCTGCTCAAGCCCGGAGGCAAACTGCTGTTGGCGGAGACGACTCCAGACCAGAGCAAGACCGACTTGTCCTtcatccttggccttctgCCCACCCCGGCCTCATCCCAACCGGTTTCATGGGACAACGTGCTTCGCGAATCTGGCTTTAGCGGTGCTGACCTTGCCATTGACGATGTCACGACCACCATCCTATCCACACGGCCACTCGTCGAGAACCAGAAGGCGGACCTGAGCCGTGCCAGCAACCCCGGAGGCTTTGCCATA GACTTGACGAAAACCACC GTCTGCGTTTTTGTCGGTGACATCGACGAGCCCACCTTGCTGACCGACCTCGACGCCGTACGTATCGAGGGCCTTCGAGCTATGGTCACAAAGTGCGGTGGTCTTCTCTGGATCACGACCGGCGGCGCCGTTGAGAGTGAGCGTCCCGAGCAGGCACTTGCCCAGGGCTTCTTGCGAGTTCTGCGCAACGAGTACGTCGGTCGACGCTACCTCTATCTTGACTTGGATCCTCGCGCTGAAAATACCACTGAAGACACCGTGTCTACCATCGTCCAAGTTCTCCAGGAGGGTTTTGGTCAAGTACAGGATGTCTTAGCCACTGAGACTGGCCCAGCTGAGTTTGAGTATGCTCAACGCAACGGTGTGCTGCTGATCCCGCGTGTTTACAAGGACGAAGAGTACAATGATATGGTCACCGGCCCGCTTACACCAATTTGGGGTGatctcgatgctgctgctggtggtaTCCCACTGGAGCCCCTATTTCAACAGAACCGGACATTGCGTCTGGAAGTCGGTATCCCAGGACACCTGGATACCTTGGCGTTTGTggatgatgaaggagatgatgacaCTGAAAGTTTTGGCCCTGAAAGCATTGAGATCACGCCGCGGGCCTTTGGCCTCAGCTCGCGTGATGTTATGGCTGCCCTGGGCCAACTAAAAGACCGTTCCATAGGCCTTGAGTGCGCTGGTATTATTTCCCGTGTTGGCGAAGAGGCTCATACAAAGGGCGGCTTCAATGTCGGTGATCGTGTCATGGCCCTCTTGCCCGGAAGCGGCACCGCTTCTCTCCGCAACAACATCACGGTGCCCTGGAacggcggcatcgtcaaggTACCCAGTAGCATCACCAGCTTCGAGGAGGCCGCATCCGTGCCATTGGCCTTCACAATCGCGTATGCTGGTCTTGTCGATGCTGCTCGTCTTGCACCGGGACAGTCTGTTCTTATTCAcgctgcagctggagccATAGGACAAGCCGCCATTATGCTGGCCAAGTATCTCGGCGTCACAGACATCTATGCCACTGCCGGAACACCTGAGAAGCGCGAGCTCGTCAGTAAGAAGTACGGAATCCCTGCTCAGCGAATCTTTAGCAGCCGCGACGTGTCATTTGGCCCGGCTGTTCTGGCTGCCACAGGCCGTCGTGGCGTTGATGTTGTGCTCAACACCCTGCCCGGCATCTTGCTACAGGCCAGTCTCGATGCCCTCGCGCCTCTCGGCCACCTGGTTGAGATCGGCAAGCGTGATATTGAAGCCAACGGCCTGCTCGCACTGGCAGCTTTCTCACGCGGTATCTCATTGACGGCCTTGGATATTCCAACCCTGGTACAACGGCGCCCCGCCGACGTTCACCGTGTGCTCTCCGAGGTCGCCAAACTCGTCGAGCAACAGGCCCTGACGCCAATTTATCCCGTAACAACCTACCCTCTGCCTGAGATACAGGAGGCATTCAAGTTTGTAGAGACCGGAGCACATACCGGTAAAGTCGTCCTCTCGGCTGGGCCGGACGAACAAGCTCCGGTAGTACCACGGCCGAAACACGCCACCGGcaggctccggctccggcccGATGCCTCGTACCTCGTCGTCggtggcatcggcggcattGGCCGCTCCATAGCTCACTGGCTTGTGGCTCACGGAGCCAAGAACTTGATTCTGCTGTCACGCAGTGCTGGCAATCTCGATTTGCCCGAAAACAAGGACACCAATGGCTCACTATTCGTTCAGGAGCTGC ATGACGGACTCCCGCCTGTGCGCGGTGTTGTCCAGGGTGCCATGTTGCTGCGTGATGCTATCTTCGAGCAGATGACGCTGGCTGACTGGCACGGTGGCTTGCGGCCCAAGGTCGACGGCACCTGGAATCTGCACACCGAGTTCGCGGCACCAAACACTCTAGACTTCTTCGTCATGCTTTCGTCCGTCTCGGGTGTTCTTGGAATCGCTTCACAAACCAACTATGCCGCTGGAGGCTCGTATGAGGACGCCATGGCGAAATGGAGACAATCCAAGGGGCTGCCAGGCGTCTCTATTGACCTGGGTCCTATTGCCGACGTTGGCTATGTCGCTGAAACTGCGAAGGTGGCTGAGCGCCTGCGAAAGTCTGGAGACTATGTCATGCTAGACGAGAACACGGTGCTTCGAGCATTTGCAGCAGCCGTGGCACGGCCTCTCGGTAGCCGCCACCAGATCATTGTCGGTCTCAACGCCGGGCCAGGACCGCAATGGGATGCCCACGGCGGCTCACAGCTCGGACGAGATGCTCGCTACGTGAACCTGAAACCCCATGTCAAAGTGTCTCGGGCCGGAGGGGGGGATACAGCTGGTGGCAAGGTTTCACTCGCTTCACAGCTGAGTGAAGCTGGCTCGCGCGATGAGGCCGCTCGTATCGTtggcgatgccatcgccGACAAATTGGCGAGCATATTCATGATTGATGTGGCAGATATCGATCTCAGCAAGAAGCCCGCCGGCTATGGCGTTGATTCGCTCATTGCCGTCGAACTGCGGAACATGCTCGTCCTTCAAGCAGGCGCTGacgtctccatcttcaatATCTTGCAGGCAGCCTCCCTTGCTGCTCTGGCTGCAGATGTAGCGGCAAAGAGCAGTCATGTCCAAGCGGCCGCTTAg
- a CDS encoding fungal specific transcription factor domain-containing protein has product MGVTCVVIEQRPQRGPKKGQLDEMRTRIAELEWQLGKQVNRPKTAEPTPTDALCGSTTATTIPPLTLDVDDTSNTSHLLSTSALQTVTPASSTATSIIFSSSASNDVVPPTTSASTTATMAAFPAMEHNVSTDLHGLMDWQDMDMDSTGVLADMGDMLQFDLEPASPVQTIGEFKRTNLVLADLNQLYFDRVHDTLPMIHRRRYFSWADQENPSPARNCLRSAMHTVAAAKSAQYHSLGDALYQETCQLLESQHTRKLSRSGSTSIDNINDLNPNKSCAGQQIPLELVQAWLLLAHYEFLRIDEHQAMLTAGRAFRLVQLARLYDVDESSSSGGVDDMPLHPFDGSDGDEHEEDLSYAITEEKRRTFWLAFNFDRFLCSRNEWPLTLQEEAVRTRLPAPEESFQNNQPVQMCFLSEVLAVADNIQADASTIIPLAPFAECVVLAALQGRCMAHRRMSLVSSTGADGAQEFWARHEQLVLAMDKRYQMLAQSAAFTMGNRDPMVIFTYMLAQKVIINLDNILETVPWQRQPQQKTADRQLLATSYKWRAERAAVDMVRLARSVRSVGCFALHPFMADPLACAADFLIRNTKSVNNSRSSGNVSGMPSCMASIASNDKEVEILLLLLRSLRYVNILAQDYLSTLEFEYNSIRMYNKLWQLK; this is encoded by the exons ATGGGAGTCACCTGTGTCGTGATTGAGCAGAGACCGCAGCGCGGGCCCAAGAAAGGACAGCTGGATGAGATGCGGACAAGAATTG CCGAACTGGAGTGGCAACTTGGGAAGCAAGTCAATAGACCCAAGACAGCGGAACCGACACCAACAGATGCTCTATGTGGTAGCACCACTGCAACCACCATCCCGCCTCTTACacttgatgttgatgatacAAGCAATACTTCTCATCTGTTGAGCACATCGGCCCTTCAAACCGTGACACCTGCATCTTCGACCGCAacatccatcatcttctcttcctctgcgTCAAACGATGTCGTACCACCAACCACAAGTGCGAGTACGACTGCAACGATGGCTGCATTTCCGGCCATGGAGCATAACGTAAGCACTGACCTCCATGGATTGATGGACTGGCaggacatggacatggacagcACCGGGGTGCTGGCAGACATGGGAGATATGTTACAGTTTGACCTCGAGCCggccagtccagtccagacTATCGGGGAATTCAAGAGGACGAATTTGGTTTTGGCCGATCT AAATCAACTGTATTTTGATCGCGTCCATGATACGTTACCCATGATACACCGGCGGCGGTACTTTAGTTGGGCCGATCAGGAGAATCCATCCCCTGCTCGAAACTGTCTGCGGTCAGCCATGCATActgttgcagcagccaagTCAGCACAATATCACAGTCTTGGTGATGCCCTCTACCAAGAGACGTGTCAACTACTAGAATCACAACACACGCGAAAACTAAGTAGAAGTGGTAGTACATCGATCGACAACATCAATGACCTCAATCCTAATAAGTCTTGCGCTGGACAGCAGATTCCTCTTGAGCTGGTCCAAGCCTGGCTCCTCCTAGCACACTACGAATTTCTACGTATCGATGAGCATCAGGCAATGCTCACGGCGGGACGTGCATTTCGACTCGTGCAGCTGGCTCGCCTCTACGATGTTGATGAGAGTAGCAGCAGTGGCGGCGTCGATGACATGCCGCTACATCCGTTTGATGGCTCTGACGGCGATGAGCACGAGGAGGATCTTTCATATGCAATTactgaagaaaagagacgaacGTTCTGGCTGGCCTTTAACTTTGATCGCTTTCTATGCTCACGCAACGAGTGGCCTTTGACGCTGCAGGAAGAAGCCGTCCGTACGCGTCTGCCTGCCCCAGAGGAAAGTTTTCAGAATAACCAGCCGGTTCAGATGTGCTTCCTATCCGAAGTGCTCGCCGTGGCTGATAACATTCAGGCTGATGCCTCTACAATCATACCACTTGCACCATTCGCAGAATGTGTCGTCCTGGCGGCCCTACAAGGTCGTTGCATGGCCCATCGACGCATGTCGCTGGTCAGCAGCACTGGAGCAGACGGCGCCCAGGAATTCTGGGCGAGGCACGAGCAATTGGTACTAGCTATGGATAAGAGGTACCAGATGCTTGCGCAAAGCGCGGCCTTCACAATGGGCAATCGTGACCCCATGGTGATCTTCACATACATGCTGGCCCAGAAAGTAAtcatcaatcttgacaaCATCTTAGAGACTGTGCCCTGGCAGAGACAACCGCAGCAAAAGACTGCCGACCGCCAGTTACTTGCCACCTCATATAAATGGCGGGCCGAGCGGGCGGCAGTCGACATGGTGCGTCTTGCTAGGTCGGTCAGATCAGTTGGTTGCTTCGCGTTGCATCCGTTCATGGCTGATCCGCTTGCCTGTGCTGCCGACTTCTTAATCCGAAATACAAAGTCTGTCAATAACAGTAGGAGCTCGGGAAATGTAAGCGGTATGCCCAGCTGCATGGCCAGTATTGCCAGCAACGACAAAGAGGTAGAGAtcctgcttcttttgcttcgaAGCCTACGCTACGTCAATATTTTAGCACAAGACTATCTCAGCACTCTTGAGTTTGAATATAACAGTATTCGCATGTATAATAAGCTGTGGCAGCTGAAATAA